Proteins co-encoded in one Acanthopagrus latus isolate v.2019 chromosome 10, fAcaLat1.1, whole genome shotgun sequence genomic window:
- the si:dkey-183c6.8 gene encoding protein O-GlcNAcase, with product MEEKKQFLCGVVEGFYGRPWSMDQRKVLFQWMQNWGLNTYLYGPKDDLKHRLLWREVYSPEEESQLRTLIVEAKSRGLKFVYALSPGQDIVFSSSCDLTLLKRKLRQVSDLGCQAFAILFDDIDHSMCQADSEAFSSFAHAQVTVTNEIYRFLGEPPVFLFCPTEYCGSLCSPSVSKSPYLQTVGEDLLPNITVVWTGSKVISRKLSVDCLAEVESVLQRPPLIWDNLHANDYDSRRLFLGPFKGREPQLKSHLRGLLLNPNCEFEANYIPLHTLGSWHRTGEEERKDEECDYCSDRALSAALRDWMEELNQPLQAGRQSSRADQRSAPTSRCKTPDRPDCPSTLRGTSTVAKLPVFPLNSSSPPSSPPTKVKGERELREGEKRRPNQPSQPNQKPPGSRYGAPSGGGKGQKAQGQALCSGKGLLSESQVRLLVGLHYLPHEHGPSAQKLLQDLTWLKTNCHLVSTSSKKAPPQKTDEWRGRASRFLSLCEDIAQLHCSVVGGANRAVLYDLYPYVWDLRNMALVAKAFICWLDGRVLSDSSTLGTWRNCFHWCGKSSGADLLGVDSEPWVFKGGVSGEVQMLLPIGSSSELFTHPPPLFPTSRLYNIRPYHSKDKVELYRMVRQLHLRTQGGQESSAAHPDVIGDRCLGPCLALCPEYSFILEDELGVCGCVLGILDVRSFAKRCQASWMPAMRDKYPTKGGNTYPNTQDLIRLMEEDQGEYPDSLLYHFPSQLRLDALPELVDISVSRTLLTALLTALKANGSQGVFCEVQPTDRQRLEFLTKLGFLEILRGEARSREGVVLGRLL from the exons GATGCAGAACTGGGGCCTGAACACGTACCTGTACGGCCCAAAAGATGACCTAAAGCACAGACTGTTGTGGAGAGAAGTCTACTCTCCTGAGGAAGAGA GTCAGTTGCGTACTCTTATAGTGGAGGCCAAGTCGAGAGGCCTCAAGTTCGTGTACGCCCTCTCTCCTGGACAGGACAttgtcttctcttcttcctgcgACCTGACGCTACTCAAACGCAAGCTGAGACAG GTGTCCGATCTGGGCTGCCAGGCTTTTGCCATTCTGTTTGATGACATCGATCACTCCATGTGTCAGGCTGACAGCGAGGCCTTTTCGTCATTCGCCCACGCTCAGGTCACTGTAACCAATGAGATCTATCGGTTCTTGGGGGAACCACCCGTCTTCCTATTCTGCCCTACAG AATACTGTGGCTCCCTGTGTTCTCCCAGTGTATCGAAGTCTCCCTACTTGCAGACAGTTGGAGAGGACCTGCTGCCCAACATAACAGTGGTGTGGACAG GCAGTAAGGTAATCTCCAGGAAACTATCTGTAGACTGCCTGGCTGAGGTGGAGTCTGTCCTCCAGCGGCCACCGCTCATCTGGGACAACCTGCACGCTAATGACTACGACTCCAGACGACTCTTCCTGGGGCCCTTTAAAGGCCGGGAGCCTCAGTTGAAGAGCCACCTGAGAGGCCTTTTACTCAACCCCAACTGCGAGTTTGAAGCCAACTACATCCCTCTGCATACGCTGGGAAGCTGGCACAGAactggagaagaggagaggaaag ATGAGGAGTGTGACTACTGTTCTGATAGAGCTCTGTCTGCTGCACTGCGTGATTGGATGGAGGAACTCAACCAGCCACTTCAAGCAG GTCGGCAGAGTTCACGAGCAGACCAGCGTTCAGCCCCGACATCTCGCTGCAAAACTCCCGACAGACCCGACTGCCCCTCCACCTTGAGAGGAACCTCTACCGTGGCAAAGCTTCCCGTCTTCCCCCTGAACTCCAGCTCTCCCCCTTCCTCACCACCCACTAAGGTcaagggggagagagagttaCGGGAGGGTGAGAAGAGGAGGCCAAACCAGCCTAGTCAACCCAATCAAAAACCTCCAGGATCTAGGTATGGAGCACCTTCAGGTGGAGGGAAGGGACAGAAAGCCCAGGGTCAGGCTCTCTGTAGTGGGAAGGGCCTACTAAGTGAGTCCCAGGTGCGGCTGCTGGTTGGTCTTCATTATCTGCCTCACGAGCATGGCCCGTCTGcccagaagctgctgcaggacctgACCTGGCTGAAAACAAACTGCCACCTGGTCAGCACCAGCAGCAAAAAGGCTCCGCCGCAGAAG ACTGATGAGTGGCGAGGTCGGGCCTCCAGGTTCCTGTCCCTGTGTGAAGACATCGCACAGCTCCACTGCAGCGTGGTGGGTGGGGCCAACAGGGCCGTGCTCTATGACCTTTACCCTTATGTGTGGGACCTGAGGAACATGGCTCTGGTGGCAAAAGCCTTCATATGCTGGCTGG ATGGACGAGTGTTGAGTGACAGCTCCACCCTGGGCACCTGGAGGAACTGCTTCCACT GGTGTGGGAAGTCCTCGGGGGCAGACCTTCTGGGAGTGGACTCAGAGCCATGGGTGTTCAAAGGGGGCGTGTCTGGAGAGGTGCAG atgctTCTCCCAAtaggcagcagcagtgaactcttcactcaccctcctcctctcttccctaCCTCTCGTCTCTATAACATCAGGCCCTATCACAGCAAGGACAAG gtggagCTGTATCGGATGGTGCGCCAACTCCACCTGCGGACTCAGGGTGGCCAAGAGTCCAGTGCTGCTCACCCAGATGTCATcggagacag ATGTCTCGGGCCTTGCCTGGCGTTGTGCCCTGAGTACAGCTTCATCCTGGAGGATGAGCtgggtgtgtgtggctgtgtgttggGCATCTTGGATGTTCGCTCCTTTGCCAAGCGGTGCCAGGCCAGCTGGATGCCTGCCATGAGGGACAAATACCCGACCAAAGGGGGCAACACATATCCCAACACGCAG GACTTGATCCGGCTGATGGAGGAAGACCAGGGAGAGTACCCGGACTCTCTCCTCTATCACTTCCCCTCTCAGCTGCGACTGGATGCCCTGCCTGAGCTGGTGGACATCAGCGTCAGCCGCACCCTGCTGACCGCCCTCCTTACTGCACTAAAGGCCAACG